The following proteins are encoded in a genomic region of [Eubacterium] hominis:
- the mfd gene encoding transcription-repair coupling factor, which yields MDILLRELKDNDALQSILHKQSNLGNLSLSEEALLLAAAFKEQPKNLFVIKNNTYTAQKLYERLTTLLEDDVLLFVMEDSLRVEAIAASPESKANQMESMAAMMDGKPRIVVLNTAAAIRYMPSPEVFQQHFISLKTDQEIEYDDLKALLFEAGYTYVNRVDQPLCYAARGGIIDVYSMNYEHPLRIEFFDNIIDSIRFFDISTQRTIEVIKEAHIVPASDLLFTDKEIACITERVNEELSKQETQLHESYRETLKNRIDEDLDAISNRMPEARLYRYYAYLDEHATIFDYMLKAWIIVSSKEEVKEANKHILEENIAYLQELFQEGQALYKFQVFEELNKVLAKHQTIEFNMFVDYKKPVSSQIMTMALGDINLERTMKEIITESRKRRVLLCLDDKEIPQVEKILNEENIAYRKVKEQDTLEEGISILCKKMVEGFTCLKENISVYTSKELFHTIKKASRFSNKFKEAEVLHDYQELNVGDYVVHNQHGIGRYMGIINKVMDGVHKDFLHIVYKGDAELLVPLEQFRLIRKFVSKEGASPKLNKLGSNDWEKTKKKVSEKIAELADRLIHLYANRDENIGFAFSKDTPMQEQFEKDFPYELTVDQDIAVREIKKDMESHKPMDRLLCGDVGFGKTEVAARAAFKAVVDNKQVAFLCPTTILSLQHYKTFIKRFENFPVTIAVINRFITPADQRKILEGLKEGTIDILIGTHRLLSKDVVYKDLGLLVIDEEQRFGVEHKEKIKELKNSVDVLSLSATPIPRTLQMSLIGIRSLSQLETPPLNRMPVQTYVIEKNFSMIKEIIQRELARNGQVFYLYNNVKEIYNVAAKLREALPDIEVGVAHGKMERDDIEDVMMQFTDNKYQVLVCTTIIETGIDIPNANTILIEDADHFGLSQLYQIKGRVGRSDRLAYAYLMYSPDKQLSEIAMKRLKSIKEFTQLGSGYKIAMRDLTIRGAGDMLGPQQAGFIDTVGIDMYIEMLNSAIMEKKGIKKEVKPVMKKANVKVDAYIPHEFANEDYEKITLYQRMDAITTKKELLDMQEEIKDNYGKLPKAVQLLFEKKRLDILLNEPHVENITEEQKFVNVTFTSAWSTRIDGVKLFEMMTSISKDTRIRYVNSKISMKLPKTKDWLYKMVEILERTDELVIKNA from the coding sequence ATGGATATCTTATTAAGAGAACTAAAGGATAATGATGCCTTACAAAGCATTCTGCATAAGCAAAGCAATCTGGGCAATTTATCCTTAAGTGAGGAAGCATTACTATTGGCTGCGGCTTTCAAAGAACAGCCTAAAAATCTGTTTGTGATCAAGAATAATACTTATACAGCACAAAAGCTTTACGAGCGTTTAACCACCCTGCTAGAAGACGATGTGCTGCTTTTCGTCATGGAAGATTCTTTACGTGTAGAAGCAATTGCGGCTTCACCTGAAAGTAAAGCAAATCAGATGGAGTCTATGGCAGCAATGATGGATGGAAAACCACGTATTGTGGTCTTGAATACGGCAGCCGCTATTCGCTATATGCCTTCTCCTGAAGTATTTCAACAGCATTTCATCTCATTGAAAACAGATCAGGAAATTGAATACGATGATTTAAAAGCGTTACTGTTTGAGGCAGGATACACCTATGTCAATCGTGTAGATCAGCCATTATGCTATGCCGCCCGTGGTGGTATCATTGATGTTTATTCCATGAATTATGAACATCCTTTGCGTATAGAATTCTTTGATAATATCATTGACAGTATTCGATTCTTTGATATTTCTACACAAAGAACCATTGAGGTCATCAAGGAAGCACATATTGTACCAGCAAGTGATCTGTTATTCACAGATAAAGAAATTGCCTGTATCACAGAACGTGTAAATGAAGAACTATCAAAACAAGAAACGCAGCTACATGAAAGCTATCGTGAAACATTAAAAAATCGTATAGATGAAGATTTAGATGCCATCAGTAATCGTATGCCAGAAGCAAGACTATATCGTTACTATGCATATTTGGATGAACATGCGACAATCTTTGATTATATGCTGAAAGCTTGGATCATTGTATCCAGTAAAGAAGAAGTCAAAGAAGCAAATAAACATATTCTGGAAGAAAATATCGCTTATCTTCAGGAACTGTTTCAAGAAGGACAGGCATTATATAAATTTCAGGTATTTGAAGAATTAAATAAAGTACTTGCCAAACATCAAACCATTGAATTTAACATGTTTGTGGATTATAAAAAACCCGTATCTTCACAAATCATGACGATGGCTCTGGGGGATATCAATTTAGAGCGAACGATGAAAGAAATCATCACTGAATCCAGAAAACGTCGTGTATTGTTATGTCTGGATGATAAAGAAATCCCACAGGTAGAAAAGATTCTAAATGAAGAAAACATCGCTTATCGTAAGGTAAAGGAACAGGATACACTGGAAGAAGGTATTTCCATTCTTTGTAAGAAGATGGTAGAAGGTTTTACCTGTCTAAAAGAAAATATCAGTGTATATACCAGTAAAGAACTGTTTCACACAATAAAAAAAGCCAGCCGTTTTAGTAATAAATTTAAAGAAGCGGAAGTTTTACACGATTATCAAGAGTTAAATGTTGGCGACTATGTTGTACATAATCAGCATGGTATTGGTCGCTATATGGGGATTATCAATAAAGTGATGGATGGTGTCCATAAAGACTTTTTACATATCGTATATAAAGGTGATGCGGAGCTATTGGTACCACTTGAACAATTCCGTTTGATTAGAAAGTTTGTATCCAAAGAAGGTGCTTCGCCAAAGCTGAATAAGCTTGGCAGCAATGATTGGGAAAAGACCAAGAAAAAGGTTAGTGAAAAGATTGCGGAACTGGCAGATCGTTTGATTCATCTATATGCTAACCGTGATGAAAATATCGGATTCGCTTTCAGTAAAGATACCCCCATGCAGGAACAATTTGAAAAAGATTTCCCTTATGAATTGACAGTAGATCAAGATATTGCTGTTCGAGAAATAAAAAAGGATATGGAAAGCCATAAACCAATGGATCGTTTATTATGTGGGGATGTTGGATTTGGTAAAACAGAAGTCGCAGCACGTGCAGCATTCAAAGCAGTTGTGGATAATAAACAGGTCGCATTCTTATGTCCAACAACAATTTTATCTTTACAGCACTATAAAACCTTTATCAAACGATTTGAAAATTTCCCTGTCACGATCGCAGTTATCAATCGATTTATCACACCTGCAGATCAAAGAAAAATTTTAGAAGGATTAAAAGAGGGAACGATTGATATATTGATTGGTACCCATCGTCTGTTAAGTAAAGATGTTGTTTATAAAGACTTAGGACTTTTGGTTATCGATGAGGAACAGCGATTTGGTGTAGAACATAAAGAAAAAATCAAAGAATTAAAAAACAGTGTCGATGTATTAAGCCTGAGTGCAACGCCAATTCCAAGAACTCTGCAAATGTCTTTGATTGGTATTCGTTCCTTATCACAACTAGAAACACCACCATTAAATCGTATGCCGGTACAGACTTATGTCATTGAAAAGAACTTCTCTATGATCAAAGAAATCATACAACGAGAACTGGCAAGAAATGGGCAGGTATTCTATTTATACAACAATGTAAAAGAAATATATAACGTAGCCGCAAAACTAAGAGAAGCGCTGCCGGATATTGAGGTCGGAGTTGCCCATGGAAAGATGGAGCGAGATGATATCGAAGATGTCATGATGCAGTTTACGGATAATAAATATCAGGTTTTGGTATGTACAACTATTATTGAAACTGGTATTGATATTCCAAATGCAAATACGATTTTAATAGAAGATGCCGATCATTTTGGTTTGAGTCAGTTATATCAGATCAAAGGCCGAGTAGGCCGAAGTGATCGTCTGGCCTATGCATATCTGATGTATTCACCTGATAAACAATTAAGTGAAATTGCGATGAAACGATTAAAATCTATCAAAGAATTTACACAATTGGGCAGTGGATATAAAATTGCCATGCGAGATTTGACCATTCGTGGTGCTGGTGATATGCTGGGACCTCAGCAGGCAGGATTTATTGATACTGTAGGTATTGATATGTACATTGAAATGTTAAATAGTGCCATCATGGAAAAGAAGGGTATTAAAAAAGAAGTAAAACCTGTGATGAAAAAAGCAAATGTGAAAGTAGATGCGTATATCCCACACGAATTTGCGAATGAAGATTATGAAAAAATCACATTGTATCAGCGTATGGATGCGATCACAACTAAAAAAGAGCTGTTGGATATGCAGGAAGAAATCAAAGATAATTATGGAAAACTGCCTAAAGCAGTGCAATTATTATTTGAAAAGAAACGTCTGGATATCTTATTGAATGAACCTCATGTAGAAAATATTACTGAGGAACAGAAGTTTGTTAATGTGACATTTACGAGTGCATGGTCTACCAGAATTGATGGTGTAAAATTGTTTGAAATGATGACATCTATTTCAAAAGATACACGCATTCGTTATGTGAACAGCAAAATTTCTATGAAGCTGCCTAAGACGAAAGATTGGTTATATAAGATGGTAGAAATCTTAGAGCGTACAGATGAATTAGTTATAAAAAATGCATAA
- a CDS encoding MBL fold metallo-hydrolase: protein MRIIVLVDNHTHSDLSAQHGLSIYVETQKHRILIDCGQDDTFIKNAELLGIDLKLVDICIITHGHYDHGGGLPYFMEINKTADIYIQEQAKQAFYSGRNDGYHYMGLPETILHSSRITWLSSDFTIDDGMMIIQNTCHLYPEPVLNSSLMVKKQNELEKDPFDHEQSVIIKDDKAVLFGGCAHQGILNILSTAKAIAPDITYVFSGFHLSSNSRGVLENKETMHQLMECLKKEPIAFYTGHCTGEKCCENLEKACPNVHGFYCGFTLEI, encoded by the coding sequence ATGAGAATTATTGTTTTAGTGGATAATCATACACATTCTGATTTAAGCGCTCAGCATGGTTTGTCAATATATGTAGAAACACAAAAGCATCGGATTTTGATTGATTGTGGGCAGGATGATACATTTATCAAGAATGCTGAATTATTAGGAATTGATTTAAAGCTTGTGGATATTTGTATTATCACACATGGGCATTATGATCATGGTGGTGGATTGCCATATTTTATGGAAATCAATAAAACTGCGGATATCTATATACAGGAGCAGGCTAAACAAGCATTTTATTCAGGAAGAAATGATGGATATCATTACATGGGATTACCGGAAACTATCCTACACTCTTCACGTATTACATGGTTATCTTCCGATTTTACCATAGATGATGGTATGATGATAATACAAAATACTTGTCATTTATATCCGGAACCAGTATTGAATTCCTCATTGATGGTAAAAAAACAAAATGAGTTAGAAAAAGATCCATTTGATCATGAACAAAGTGTGATCATTAAAGATGATAAAGCCGTCTTATTTGGAGGATGCGCACATCAGGGTATTTTAAATATCTTATCTACTGCAAAAGCGATTGCACCTGATATTACCTATGTTTTTAGTGGTTTTCATTTATCCAGCAATTCACGTGGTGTATTGGAAAATAAGGAAACCATGCATCAATTGATGGAATGTTTAAAGAAGGAACCCATTGCGTTTTATACAGGACATTGTACAGGAGAAAAATGTTGTGAAAATTTAGAGAAAGCTTGCCCGAATGTTCATGGATTTTATTGCGGCTTTACTTTAGAAATATAA
- a CDS encoding DUF2087 domain-containing protein — MEINNDVKISDVSNFMTFEPMHLNVMPKKQNKKIAVLNMIATQFDENKKYSEAEVNEILKPVYDDFVLLRRYLIDYKFLMREKDGSSYCVNKKPLK, encoded by the coding sequence ATGGAAATAAATAATGATGTAAAGATAAGTGATGTAAGTAATTTTATGACATTTGAACCAATGCACTTAAATGTGATGCCAAAAAAGCAAAATAAGAAAATAGCAGTGTTAAATATGATTGCAACACAATTTGATGAAAACAAAAAATATTCTGAAGCAGAAGTAAATGAAATTTTAAAACCTGTTTATGATGATTTTGTTTTACTTAGAAGATATCTAATAGATTATAAATTTCTAATGCGTGAGAAAGATGGTAGTTCTTATTGTGTAAACAAAAAACCATTGAAATGA
- a CDS encoding DUF3021 domain-containing protein, giving the protein MKKQMILRGLLGFPLGIAIGYVITIIISLIWAHGYYSPVIPDLIDYVGSEIYAVILQTFLCGVMGSGFAMASMIWEHEEWSIAKQTGLYFMISAMLMLPIAYVLNWMEHTFMGFITYLSIFIFIFVIVWLTQYFIWKIKIKRLNRGVYHLKKKYTE; this is encoded by the coding sequence ATGAAAAAACAAATGATTCTAAGAGGTTTATTAGGCTTTCCATTAGGTATCGCTATTGGTTATGTTATTACAATTATTATTTCTTTGATATGGGCACATGGGTATTATTCTCCTGTGATTCCAGATTTAATTGATTATGTAGGAAGTGAAATTTATGCTGTGATTTTACAAACTTTCCTGTGTGGTGTTATGGGTAGTGGATTTGCGATGGCTTCGATGATATGGGAACATGAGGAGTGGAGTATCGCAAAACAAACAGGATTATATTTTATGATATCCGCTATGTTAATGCTGCCAATTGCTTATGTTTTAAACTGGATGGAACATACATTCATGGGATTCATCACATATCTAAGCATATTTATCTTTATTTTCGTTATCGTTTGGCTCACGCAATATTTTATATGGAAAATTAAAATAAAAAGATTAAATAGGGGTGTATATCATCTAAAAAAGAAGTATACTGAATAA
- a CDS encoding Cof-type HAD-IIB family hydrolase: MNEQKIIQLKEHIKAVFFDIDGTYYDQITHRIPDSNIQAVKALQQQGYKVALASARPFSSAIELPVLKDINWDGIVSAGGQEVYDEHYQLIEENNFSQNELNEIFRIAQKHQIPAYVVGDDNFFTMDSSLLEPFKTRFHLTVDKIHPYHGEKALLITLLMPIGFSYEPYFQHMPNVRIQYTGGTNTDLFPKAVTKPSGIHTLMKYWNLADNAYMAFGDSGSDIEMMEDAMLGVCMGNGSEQCKQSADILCGRSDRDGIYNFLKSFDII; encoded by the coding sequence ATGAATGAACAGAAAATAATACAATTAAAAGAACACATAAAAGCTGTATTCTTTGATATTGATGGAACATATTATGATCAAATTACCCATCGCATCCCTGATTCAAATATTCAGGCTGTCAAAGCACTTCAACAACAAGGATACAAAGTAGCACTAGCAAGTGCCAGACCTTTTTCCAGTGCTATAGAGCTGCCTGTTTTAAAAGATATAAACTGGGATGGAATCGTATCCGCTGGTGGTCAAGAGGTTTATGATGAACATTATCAACTGATTGAGGAAAATAACTTCTCACAAAATGAATTAAATGAAATATTTCGTATTGCCCAAAAACATCAGATTCCTGCTTATGTTGTAGGCGATGACAACTTTTTTACAATGGATAGTTCTCTTTTAGAACCCTTTAAAACACGTTTTCACTTAACCGTTGATAAGATACATCCCTATCATGGAGAAAAGGCTTTATTGATAACATTGCTTATGCCGATTGGTTTTTCATATGAACCTTATTTTCAACATATGCCAAATGTTCGCATTCAATATACTGGAGGAACCAATACTGATCTATTCCCTAAAGCTGTCACAAAACCTAGTGGAATTCATACATTAATGAAATATTGGAACTTAGCAGATAATGCATATATGGCATTTGGCGATAGTGGAAGTGATATTGAAATGATGGAAGATGCCATGCTTGGTGTATGTATGGGCAATGGCAGCGAACAATGTAAACAATCAGCGGATATCTTATGTGGCAGAAGTGATCGGGATGGTATTTATAACTTTCTAAAAAGTTTTGATATCATATAA
- a CDS encoding glycoside hydrolase family 1 protein, with protein MNSEFPKGFLWGGATAANQIEGAWNEGGRGPATSDFARLITKEIRATEGPYDEHVPHNAASKEMVEDMKLHPENWELPKRRGIDFYHHYKEDIALFAEMGFKVFRMSISWSRIFPNGDDDTPNEEGLQFYDHVFDECIKYGIEPMVTLSHFDTPLHLAEEYGGFLSRHTVDAFVKYVETVIKRYKGKVKYWLTFNEINNVLSNPFTSSGIILDGAPTPESGNNYLGNWQLKFQAVHNQMVASALAVKKCHEIDPNAKMGNMLCRLENYAESAKPEDQLQVLFEDHFNWFFTDVQAKGEYPYYMQRFFDENDIHIKMEPDDEKILKEGCVDFITISYYMTYVMRYKGETVPKPTGRLVSDIKNPNLKMSAWGWPIDPIGFRITLNHIYDRYHLPIFISENGLGAVDHVDENGYVEDDYRIEYMKAHIEQMHEAIKDGVDVFGYAWWGPIDLVSSGTSEMTKRYGMIYVDYDDYGKGTGKRSKKKSFYYYKKVIASNGADLENN; from the coding sequence ATGAATTCAGAATTTCCAAAAGGGTTTTTATGGGGTGGCGCAACTGCCGCAAATCAAATAGAAGGTGCCTGGAATGAAGGAGGCAGAGGACCTGCGACTTCTGACTTTGCACGATTGATCACAAAAGAAATACGTGCAACAGAAGGACCATATGATGAACATGTACCACATAATGCCGCATCAAAAGAAATGGTAGAAGATATGAAACTACATCCGGAAAACTGGGAGCTTCCGAAAAGACGTGGCATTGACTTCTATCATCATTATAAAGAAGATATTGCACTATTCGCAGAAATGGGATTTAAAGTTTTTAGAATGAGTATTTCCTGGTCAAGAATTTTTCCAAACGGTGATGATGACACACCAAATGAAGAAGGTCTACAATTTTATGATCATGTATTCGATGAATGTATAAAATATGGAATCGAACCAATGGTAACATTATCTCATTTTGATACACCTTTACACTTAGCAGAAGAATATGGCGGTTTCTTAAGTCGTCATACGGTAGATGCCTTTGTAAAATATGTAGAAACAGTCATTAAACGATATAAGGGAAAAGTAAAATACTGGTTAACATTTAATGAAATCAATAATGTATTATCTAATCCATTTACAAGTAGTGGAATAATCTTAGATGGTGCACCAACACCAGAATCAGGTAATAACTATCTAGGCAATTGGCAATTGAAATTCCAGGCTGTACACAATCAAATGGTCGCAAGTGCATTAGCAGTTAAGAAATGTCATGAAATCGATCCAAACGCAAAAATGGGAAATATGCTGTGTCGTTTAGAAAACTATGCAGAAAGCGCAAAACCAGAAGATCAGCTACAGGTATTATTTGAAGATCATTTCAACTGGTTCTTTACAGATGTACAGGCAAAAGGGGAATACCCATATTATATGCAACGCTTCTTTGATGAAAATGATATTCATATCAAAATGGAACCAGATGATGAAAAGATTTTAAAAGAAGGCTGTGTAGATTTCATCACAATCAGTTATTACATGACATATGTTATGCGTTACAAAGGTGAAACAGTACCTAAGCCAACAGGACGATTAGTATCAGATATTAAAAATCCTAACTTAAAAATGTCAGCATGGGGATGGCCAATTGATCCAATCGGATTTAGAATTACATTAAATCATATTTATGATCGTTATCATTTGCCAATCTTTATCTCAGAAAATGGTCTTGGTGCTGTAGATCATGTAGATGAAAATGGTTATGTAGAGGATGATTATCGTATTGAATATATGAAAGCTCATATCGAACAAATGCATGAAGCTATCAAAGATGGTGTGGATGTATTTGGATATGCATGGTGGGGACCTATTGACTTAGTATCTTCTGGAACATCAGAAATGACAAAACGTTATGGTATGATTTATGTAGATTATGATGATTATGGAAAGGGAACTGGAAAACGTAGTAAGAAAAAATCTTTCTATTACTACAAGAAAGTGATTGCATCTAATGGTGCGGATTTAGAGAATAATTAA
- a CDS encoding helix-turn-helix transcriptional regulator: MENKVEELRKNLGLSQEEFAKAIKVSRQTVSSIENGKYNPSLELAFIISDFFGICIEEIFLHERSKSNEKK, encoded by the coding sequence TTGGAAAATAAGGTTGAAGAGTTAAGAAAGAACTTAGGATTAAGTCAGGAAGAATTTGCGAAAGCAATCAAAGTATCCCGACAGACAGTCAGTTCTATTGAAAATGGCAAATATAATCCCTCTTTGGAATTGGCCTTTATCATCTCTGATTTTTTTGGCATTTGTATAGAAGAAATATTTCTTCATGAAAGGAGTAAATCAAATGAAAAAAAGTAA
- a CDS encoding PTS sugar transporter subunit IIC gives MKKIQAWIEKYLVPISNKITSNYWFSIVADAILYIVPFSMVSAIPSLWSILLKFFPELPDLSPLSQYSFGLIGLFVVFIIPYNCLVKEEKKDRSLIAGFTGIGTFMLCMNITKTDGGSLVDLGKFGAGGMFTAMFVGLIVAVIYRCLARFSFFGEDSVLPDFVKNWFDNIIAILLSLFAGYIVTFVLKVDVFTMVQFLMKPVTGFAQSLPGFITIVCLQNIFYFFGISGWVFTPVTRTITQAAIAENAAMMAAGKAATNVYSFGASRYYHIGGQGATLPVAIMMLFAKSKRYRLLGKATIIPSCFNINEPLQYGAIVNNPFMFIPTVVLSILLPAITWLCLTYGFGTIHYVNFDMNFLPNPICAFIMSGGDWRNAVIVLINLAVAAVVWYPFFKAADKDMAEKEIIKEKEKAAKKAAKLAAKQAKVTEE, from the coding sequence ATGAAAAAGATTCAAGCATGGATAGAAAAGTATTTAGTACCAATTTCAAATAAGATAACATCAAATTACTGGTTCAGTATTGTGGCAGATGCTATCTTGTATATCGTACCATTCTCAATGGTAAGTGCCATTCCAAGTTTATGGTCAATTCTATTAAAGTTTTTCCCAGAATTACCAGATTTATCACCACTTAGCCAGTATTCCTTTGGCTTAATCGGATTGTTTGTCGTATTTATTATTCCTTATAACTGTCTGGTAAAGGAAGAAAAGAAAGACCGTTCCCTGATTGCTGGTTTTACAGGTATCGGTACGTTCATGTTATGTATGAATATCACAAAAACGGATGGCGGTTCCCTTGTTGATTTAGGTAAATTTGGCGCTGGTGGTATGTTTACCGCAATGTTTGTAGGATTAATTGTGGCAGTGATCTATCGTTGTCTAGCAAGATTTTCTTTCTTTGGTGAAGATAGTGTATTGCCAGATTTCGTAAAAAACTGGTTTGATAATATTATCGCAATTTTACTAAGCTTATTTGCAGGATATATTGTGACATTTGTGCTTAAGGTTGATGTATTTACAATGGTTCAGTTCTTAATGAAACCAGTAACCGGATTTGCACAGAGTTTGCCTGGATTTATTACAATCGTATGTTTACAGAATATCTTCTATTTCTTTGGTATCAGTGGATGGGTATTTACTCCTGTTACACGTACAATTACACAAGCAGCGATTGCAGAAAATGCAGCAATGATGGCTGCTGGTAAAGCCGCAACAAATGTATATTCCTTTGGCGCAAGTCGTTATTATCACATTGGTGGACAAGGCGCAACATTACCTGTCGCTATCATGATGTTATTCGCAAAAAGCAAACGTTATCGTCTGTTAGGGAAAGCGACAATTATTCCAAGCTGTTTCAATATCAATGAACCATTGCAGTATGGCGCAATTGTTAATAACCCGTTCATGTTTATACCAACCGTTGTTTTAAGTATATTATTGCCTGCAATTACATGGTTGTGTTTAACATACGGCTTTGGCACAATTCATTATGTAAACTTCGACATGAACTTCTTACCAAATCCAATTTGTGCATTTATCATGTCTGGTGGAGATTGGAGAAATGCAGTTATCGTTTTGATCAACTTAGCAGTCGCAGCTGTTGTATGGTATCCATTCTTTAAAGCCGCTGATAAAGATATGGCTGAGAAAGAAATCATTAAAGAAAAAGAAAAGGCAGCTAAAAAAGCCGCAAAGCTTGCCGCTAAACAAGCAAAAGTAACTGAAGAATAG
- a CDS encoding LytTR family transcriptional regulator, with amino-acid sequence MQVEVKIDDHYTEPKVIILTDKMNDEINELIKKISDETPQVILGFQDNIMRILEEEHIIHIYSENGKILAETDDGIYQLRLRLYEVEKRLDPHRFIRISNSEIVNLSKIKEFDLSFVGTICVSLSNGKVTYVSRRYVTKMKRILGI; translated from the coding sequence ATGCAGGTAGAGGTAAAAATTGATGATCATTATACAGAACCAAAAGTTATCATCTTAACTGATAAAATGAATGATGAAATAAATGAACTCATCAAAAAGATATCAGATGAAACACCACAGGTGATTTTAGGTTTTCAAGATAATATCATGCGAATTTTAGAGGAAGAGCATATCATACACATTTATTCAGAAAATGGTAAGATACTAGCAGAAACAGATGATGGCATATATCAACTGCGTTTACGTTTATATGAAGTGGAGAAACGTCTGGATCCACATCGATTTATACGGATTTCTAATTCAGAAATCGTCAATCTTAGTAAGATTAAGGAATTTGATTTAAGCTTTGTCGGCACCATTTGTGTTTCTTTATCAAATGGTAAAGTCACTTATGTTTCACGCCGTTATGTCACAAAAATGAAACGTATATTAGGAATATGA
- a CDS encoding aminoacyl-tRNA hydrolase has protein sequence MKIIVGLGNPGKEYENTRHNSGFKVMDEIAKECGVSIEQKKFKALIATTRIGGEQVMLMKPQTYMNNSGEALIEAVKFYHVDVEDILVIYDDMDMPVGKIRLREKGSAGGQNGVKSIIAHLHTQDFKRIRVGIGKDARVPVVDWVLGKIRKEDQAEYEKAVANAKDAAIFSITHSFVDTMSNFNKK, from the coding sequence ATGAAAATTATCGTAGGATTAGGAAATCCTGGTAAAGAATATGAAAATACAAGACACAATTCTGGATTCAAAGTCATGGATGAAATTGCGAAAGAATGCGGTGTTTCTATTGAACAAAAGAAGTTTAAGGCACTCATTGCGACTACCCGTATCGGTGGGGAACAGGTCATGTTAATGAAACCACAGACATATATGAATAACAGTGGAGAGGCATTAATTGAAGCTGTGAAATTCTATCATGTGGATGTGGAGGATATTCTTGTCATTTATGATGATATGGATATGCCAGTTGGTAAAATCCGTCTGCGTGAAAAAGGCAGTGCCGGAGGACAGAATGGTGTAAAAAGCATTATCGCACATTTACATACCCAAGACTTTAAACGTATTCGCGTTGGTATTGGCAAAGATGCACGTGTCCCTGTCGTTGACTGGGTACTTGGAAAAATTAGAAAAGAAGATCAGGCAGAGTATGAAAAAGCTGTCGCAAATGCGAAAGATGCAGCTATCTTTTCTATCACGCATTCCTTTGTGGATACCATGAGTAATTTCAATAAGAAATAG
- a CDS encoding PTS lactose/cellobiose transporter subunit IIA, translated as MENKTDINVVAMEVILNAGNGRENIDQSLEEMALFHFDKAEELLKKAEDDIVKAHIAQTKVIQGQVSGEETEYSLLFIHAQDTIMTINTELRMAQKMMPVFKALYEMNK; from the coding sequence ATGGAAAATAAAACAGATATTAATGTTGTTGCCATGGAAGTAATTTTAAATGCTGGTAATGGTAGAGAAAATATTGATCAGTCCTTAGAAGAAATGGCATTATTCCATTTCGATAAAGCAGAGGAGCTGTTAAAAAAAGCAGAAGATGATATTGTAAAAGCACATATTGCACAAACAAAAGTAATACAGGGACAGGTAAGTGGAGAAGAAACAGAATATTCATTACTGTTTATCCATGCACAGGATACCATTATGACAATCAATACAGAGCTGAGAATGGCTCAGAAAATGATGCCAGTCTTTAAGGCTTTATATGAGATGAATAAATAG